A region from the Aquimarina sp. ERC-38 genome encodes:
- a CDS encoding IS66 family transposase — protein sequence MGKAFKYSLKLWDKLKRYIVDGYYEIDNKLVENTIRPLVLGLKNYLFSGSYRTAQKAAILYSLFASLKMNNIDLYSWLKDILKSIQKYEAN from the coding sequence ATCGGAAAAGCTTTTAAATACTCATTAAAATTATGGGATAAATTGAAAAGATATATCGTTGATGGATATTATGAGATTGATAATAAATTGGTAGAAAACACAATTAGACCATTGGTTTTAGGTCTAAAAAATTATCTGTTTTCTGGTTCTTATAGAACTGCTCAAAAAGCAGCAATACTATATTCTTTGTTTGCCAGTTTAAAAATGAACAATATAGATCTCTATAGTTGGCTTAAAGATATATTAAAAAGTATACAAAAATATGAAGCAAATTGA
- a CDS encoding PIN domain-containing protein — protein sequence MKIVVDTNIIFSGLLSPDGTISDLLLNSYDKINFYSPTFVLDELGYHRKKLLKLTGFSEKELDYLQLTIFKKVDLIDLESIRESTFEKAFELTKNIDQFDIPFVALALELESPLWTGDKKLKNELLKKGIDWILTTDVITEIRNTE from the coding sequence GTGAAGATTGTAGTTGATACGAACATAATTTTCAGCGGATTGCTTAGTCCCGATGGAACGATTAGCGACCTTTTGCTAAATTCATATGATAAAATTAACTTTTACTCACCAACGTTTGTCCTCGACGAACTTGGATACCATCGTAAGAAACTTTTAAAGTTGACTGGATTTTCAGAAAAAGAATTGGATTATCTTCAACTGACAATTTTCAAAAAGGTTGATTTAATTGATTTGGAATCTATAAGAGAATCCACATTTGAAAAGGCTTTTGAATTAACTAAAAATATAGACCAATTCGATATACCTTTTGTTGCTCTTGCGCTTGAATTAGAATCGCCTCTATGGACTGGCGACAAGAAATTAAAGAATGAATTGTTGAAAAAAGGAATTGATTGGATTTTAACGACGGATGTAATAACCGAAATTAGAAATACGGAATAA
- a CDS encoding T9SS type A sorting domain-containing protein: MKQINSFLLVFLSLCNFVMAQNLETIKEINDDLGPMAIKDNYLYLSVEDTTNLGISNNSRIVKIDITTNNPSIINVVTASDFINSLAFHGNDLYFTISGGAYGENSKIVKTDISLPTPRLIDVFTGINSPRSLVFKGDILFVLESERITKANVTDTTPVLTEFISLSSTTPNRLTNVTDMALHNDDLYISLNDGTGFKVVKTDVTATNPVVSDVLTGVNFINSLAFKGDDLYISFPIVDDKIAKINVVTTTLPTTIVTDVLTNRYSSFQLELAFKDDDLYIGEATNQIILGPPLQIIRSDKILKLDVDETLSITDFNTTEELKLFPNPANEFIKISDLKSNRTLDYTIYNSIGALVKRGKLSKDATINVESLYSGLYYLSIENNKTFKFVKS, from the coding sequence ATGAAACAAATAAATAGTTTTTTACTAGTATTCCTATCCTTGTGCAATTTTGTTATGGCACAGAATTTAGAAACAATTAAAGAAATAAATGATGATCTCGGACCAATGGCAATTAAGGACAATTACCTTTATCTTAGTGTTGAAGATACTACAAACCTTGGCATATCTAATAACTCAAGAATTGTAAAAATAGATATAACAACTAATAACCCAAGTATTATAAATGTTGTGACGGCATCCGACTTTATTAATTCGCTTGCATTTCATGGAAATGATCTTTACTTTACTATTAGTGGTGGTGCATATGGTGAAAATAGTAAAATTGTAAAAACAGATATTTCACTACCTACACCAAGATTAATAGATGTTTTTACCGGAATAAACAGTCCTAGATCTCTTGTTTTTAAAGGTGATATCCTATTTGTACTAGAATCTGAAAGAATTACAAAAGCTAATGTAACAGATACAACACCAGTACTCACAGAATTTATATCACTTTCTTCTACAACTCCTAATAGATTAACAAATGTTACAGATATGGCACTGCATAATGATGACCTCTATATATCTTTAAATGATGGTACAGGATTTAAGGTTGTAAAGACAGATGTTACTGCTACAAACCCAGTAGTATCAGATGTTCTTACCGGAGTAAATTTTATAAATTCATTGGCGTTTAAGGGTGATGATTTATATATATCGTTCCCTATTGTAGATGACAAAATAGCTAAAATTAATGTAGTAACGACTACACTACCAACAACGATAGTAACCGATGTTCTTACAAATAGATATAGTTCATTTCAACTTGAATTAGCGTTTAAGGATGATGATTTATATATTGGTGAAGCGACAAATCAAATCATTCTTGGACCGCCATTACAAATTATTCGTTCAGATAAAATTCTAAAATTAGACGTAGATGAAACACTATCTATTACTGATTTCAATACTACAGAGGAATTAAAGTTATTTCCTAATCCTGCAAATGAATTTATTAAAATATCTGATTTAAAATCAAATAGAACGCTTGATTATACGATCTATAATTCAATAGGTGCGCTAGTCAAAAGAGGAAAGTTATCGAAGGATGCCACAATTAATGTTGAGAGTTTGTATTCAGGGTTATATTATTTAAGTATAGAAAATAATAAGACATTTAAATTTGTTAAGAGCTAA
- a CDS encoding T9SS type A sorting domain-containing protein: protein MKQINAFLLVFLSLCNFVMAQNLETIKEIDDRFGPIAIKDDYLYLSVEDTTNLGISNNSKIVKIDITTNNPSIIDVVTASDFINSLAFHGNDLYFTISDGRFGVNSKIVKIDVSLPTPTLIDVFTGVNSPRSLVFKGDVLYVLEFERITKANVTDTTPVLTEFISLSSTIPNRSTNVEDMALHNDELYISLNDGTGFKVVKTNITATNPIVSDVLTGVNLINSLAFNGDDLYISFPVVDNKIAKINVVTTTLPTTIVTDVLTDRHSSFQLELAFKDDNLYIGELTSQLIFGPPLRFINSNKILKFDVGETLAINDLNTTKELKLFPNPANEFIKISDLKFNKTLDYTIYNSLGVLVKRGKLSNDATINVDSLYSGLYYLSIENNKTFKFVKS from the coding sequence ATGAAACAAATCAATGCTTTTTTACTAGTATTTTTATCCTTGTGCAATTTTGTTATGGCACAGAATTTAGAAACAATTAAAGAAATAGATGATAGATTCGGACCAATCGCAATTAAGGACGATTACCTTTATCTTAGTGTCGAAGATACTACAAACCTTGGCATATCTAATAACTCAAAAATTGTAAAAATAGATATAACAACTAATAACCCAAGTATTATAGATGTTGTTACAGCATCCGATTTTATTAACTCGCTTGCATTTCATGGTAATGACCTTTACTTCACTATTAGTGATGGTCGATTCGGTGTAAATAGTAAAATTGTAAAAATAGATGTTTCACTACCTACACCAACATTAATAGACGTTTTTACAGGAGTAAACAGTCCTAGATCTCTTGTTTTTAAAGGTGATGTCCTATATGTTCTGGAATTTGAAAGAATTACAAAAGCTAATGTAACAGATACAACACCTGTACTTACAGAATTTATATCACTTTCTTCTACAATTCCTAATAGATCAACAAATGTTGAGGATATGGCATTGCATAATGATGAACTCTATATATCTTTAAATGATGGTACAGGATTTAAAGTGGTAAAAACAAATATTACTGCTACAAACCCGATAGTATCAGATGTTCTTACTGGAGTAAACTTGATAAATTCATTGGCATTTAATGGTGATGATTTATATATATCGTTCCCTGTTGTAGATAATAAAATCGCTAAAATTAATGTAGTAACGACTACACTACCAACAACGATAGTAACCGATGTTCTTACAGATAGACATAGTTCATTTCAACTTGAGTTAGCGTTTAAGGATGATAATTTATATATCGGTGAATTGACAAGTCAACTTATTTTCGGACCACCATTGCGATTTATTAATTCAAATAAAATTCTAAAATTCGATGTAGGTGAAACACTAGCTATTAATGATCTTAATACTACAAAGGAATTAAAGTTATTTCCTAACCCTGCAAATGAATTTATCAAAATATCTGATTTAAAATTTAATAAAACGCTTGATTATACGATCTATAATTCATTAGGTGTGCTAGTCAAAAGAGGAAAGTTGTCGAATGATGCCACAATTAATGTTGATAGTTTGTATTCAGGGTTATACTATTTAAGTATAGAAAATAATAAGACATTTAAATTTGTTAAGAGCTAA
- a CDS encoding T9SS type A sorting domain-containing protein: MKQINAFLLVFLSLCNFVMAQNLETIKEIDDRFGPIAIKDDYLYLSVEDTTNLGISNNSKIVKIDITTNNPSIIDVVTASDFINSLAFHGNDLYFTISDGRFGVNSKIVKIDVSLPTPTLIDVFTGVNSPRSLVFKGDVLYVLEFERITKANVTDTTPVLTEFISLSSTIPNRSTNVEDMALHNDELYISLNDGTGFKVVKTNITATNPIVSDVLTGVNLINSLAFNGDDLYISFPVVDNKIAKINVVTTTLPTTIVTDVLTDRHSSFQLELAFKDDNLYIGELTSQLIFGPPLRFINSNKILKFDVGETLAINDLNTTKELKLFPNPANEFIKISDLKFNKTLDYTIYNSLGVLVKRGKLSNDATINVDSLYSGLYYLSIENNKTFKFIKS, from the coding sequence ATGAAACAAATCAATGCTTTTTTACTAGTATTTTTATCCTTGTGCAATTTTGTTATGGCACAGAATTTAGAAACAATTAAAGAAATAGATGATAGATTCGGACCAATCGCAATTAAGGACGATTACCTTTATCTTAGTGTCGAAGATACTACAAACCTTGGCATATCTAATAACTCAAAAATTGTAAAAATAGATATAACAACTAATAACCCAAGTATTATAGATGTTGTTACAGCATCCGATTTTATTAACTCGCTTGCATTTCATGGTAATGACCTTTACTTCACTATTAGTGATGGTCGATTCGGTGTAAATAGTAAAATTGTAAAAATAGATGTTTCACTACCTACACCAACATTAATAGACGTTTTTACAGGAGTAAACAGTCCTAGATCTCTTGTTTTTAAAGGTGATGTCCTATATGTTCTGGAATTTGAAAGAATTACAAAAGCTAATGTAACAGATACAACACCTGTACTTACAGAATTTATATCACTTTCTTCTACAATTCCTAATAGATCAACAAATGTTGAGGATATGGCATTGCATAATGATGAACTCTATATATCTTTAAATGATGGTACAGGATTTAAAGTGGTAAAAACAAATATTACTGCTACAAACCCGATAGTATCAGATGTTCTTACTGGAGTAAACTTGATAAATTCATTGGCATTTAATGGTGATGATTTATATATATCGTTCCCTGTTGTAGATAATAAAATCGCTAAAATTAATGTAGTAACGACTACACTACCAACAACGATAGTAACCGATGTTCTTACAGATAGACATAGTTCATTTCAACTTGAGTTAGCGTTTAAGGATGATAATTTATATATCGGTGAATTGACAAGTCAACTTATTTTCGGACCACCATTGCGATTTATTAATTCAAATAAAATTCTAAAATTCGATGTAGGTGAAACACTAGCTATTAATGATCTTAATACTACAAAGGAATTAAAGTTATTTCCTAACCCTGCAAATGAATTTATCAAAATATCTGATTTAAAATTTAATAAAACGCTTGATTATACGATCTATAATTCATTAGGTGTGCTAGTCAAAAGAGGAAAGTTGTCGAATGATGCCACAATTAATGTTGATAGTTTGTATTCAGGGTTATACTATTTAAGTATAGAAAATAATAAGACATTTAAATTTATCAAGAGCTAA
- a CDS encoding endonuclease/exonuclease/phosphatase family protein: MKIFVLLLFFTLFSCEDFSIFEKDQEDISFYNNTRTVQDEFSGQLLVGTFNIKFGYCQTCDPFSGEIGGGYQQLNRIANLINSLDLDIVSLQEVGLDYDSTLIQNQAAYLASKTNMNFAYGTDRAIQNFGTLFLNGFWGNAILSKYKIVHLENPTIRYLDYYNQNHSLKATIKLNEETEIIVLNSHFAAGSTDDEKNNQIRKIKNLVKQEKQPYIFTGDLNIPYQSDFNLLSTLNQNFTNSLEQISETERVAILNSGTFIRGSVLDYIFTDKTNFTIQSGKLAPIKSRDISDHYLYYVKMTKI; encoded by the coding sequence ATGAAGATATTTGTACTTCTTTTGTTTTTCACCTTATTCTCTTGTGAAGATTTTTCCATTTTTGAAAAAGATCAAGAAGATATATCTTTCTATAACAATACAAGAACTGTACAAGACGAATTTTCCGGTCAATTATTAGTTGGTACTTTTAATATTAAATTTGGCTATTGCCAAACATGTGATCCGTTTTCAGGAGAAATTGGCGGAGGTTACCAACAACTAAACAGAATAGCTAATTTAATAAATTCCCTGGATTTGGATATTGTTTCTTTGCAGGAAGTAGGTCTTGATTATGATTCCACTTTAATCCAAAATCAGGCAGCATATCTAGCAAGTAAAACTAATATGAATTTCGCCTATGGAACAGATAGAGCAATACAAAACTTTGGTACTCTTTTTCTCAACGGATTTTGGGGAAATGCAATTTTATCAAAGTATAAAATAGTACACCTGGAAAATCCTACCATTCGTTATCTTGATTATTACAATCAAAATCATTCCCTAAAGGCAACAATAAAGCTAAACGAAGAAACAGAAATTATAGTTTTAAATTCACATTTTGCAGCAGGAAGTACCGATGATGAAAAAAACAATCAAATAAGAAAAATAAAAAACTTAGTAAAACAAGAAAAGCAACCTTATATTTTTACTGGTGACTTAAATATACCTTATCAATCAGACTTTAATCTGCTATCAACATTGAACCAAAACTTTACGAATAGCCTTGAGCAAATTAGTGAAACGGAAAGAGTAGCTATATTGAATTCCGGCACTTTTATCCGGGGATCGGTATTAGATTATATTTTTACAGATAAAACCAATTTTACCATACAATCCGGAAAACTAGCTCCTATAAAAAGTCGAGACATTTCCGACCATTATTTATATTATGTGAAGATGACTAAAATTTAG